In one Vanessa tameamea isolate UH-Manoa-2023 chromosome 12, ilVanTame1 primary haplotype, whole genome shotgun sequence genomic region, the following are encoded:
- the LOC113392924 gene encoding E3 ubiquitin-protein ligase RNF181 encodes MADYYHELGWRELGDGEQPNHLLHMARFLIDYGLYEVTFAEQWPRLPPAASIEAVENLKEIIIEDDSENNCPICLKKFCINEKAKEMPCQHLFHEKCIITWLYKTNSCPFCRYELPTDDKVYETFKIEKKRAAKRRENIETLHNSMFS; translated from the exons atggcTGATTATTATCACGAGTTGGGATGGAGAGAACTAGGAGATGGTGAACAACCTAATCATCTACTTCATATGGCAAGGTTCTTGATTGATTATGGGCTATATGAGGTTACCTTTGCAGAACAATGGcctag attaCCACCAGCTGCATCAATAGAGGCTGTTGAGAATTTAAAAGAGATTATAATAGAAGATGATAGTGAAAATAACTGTCCAATATGCCTAAAGAAATTCTGCATAAATGAGAAAGCTAAGGAAATGCCATGTCAGCatttatttcatgaaaaatGCATTATAACATGGCTATATAAG ACAAATTCTTGTCCATTTTGCCGTTATGAGTTGCCAACAGATGATAAAGTTTATGAAACATTCAAAATAGAAAAGAAGAGAGCAGCAAAAAGAAGGGAGAATATAGAGACTCTTCACAATTCCATGTTTAGTTAA
- the LOC113393068 gene encoding uncharacterized protein LOC113393068 isoform X4, with amino-acid sequence MWLEANSRNQSSNESLDISSLKKVLRVEDNFKVWYIVTDSNVMLNNINFLNILLNSDNQCRLMVPQIVMEKIQMATNSRFRTNAHRAAYFISQQIDANIAEIDEPNLQYNDDRDAIINCCTKLVDQDYEVVLITDNVELHNLENTRFLVFTVREIKKILIKTEAHGSVSNNSKEVTLNRKRNIKITISNDLNKISFDPIQQNRHEIGPVSVSEASTDKNSLPEDDASIQLPVEDFAQSNNIQKKTDNVAVQAKSSELDAIHKNNDQRADSFPSSNTDLKAKRIHLKRSLSHEFNSSNKTGTKTFKWNKRRSKTSLSNNLYHSKVSKSDQIDIGTMTKESFQPNCQKSCGDLSLESIESFRRYSYEESSESSSVVVRKNCREGNIIDETSASETSHIRHIVDMENENDESLSERPSKVVQEPCVSKSCDNKNENVMFEVTSRAMEDILKIKCDEWISRFVQIIEEASTQVLQQDPPFILDTMLPPWTIYEATECIKRKFSNDNDTVDAANKLLNVLFEIGGLRGKIKVDINPNKYMEMYSYGVYLIDALQGLLNNSEDLQIAAESLSKLLIDIQDSHLNPGNQDFLTDEHINNQDKAIKIILPEHRVKETKEQMCNNTEIASNENSDKVDSVKYNGGENIQIVSNSSSAKSNTLFSSPGKYHLRSHRKKLLQKNDFVENVSFIRNIDLESSFFTSLHLKKANKDIRPKVNDVANEDMKDQVDGEIANSENNLVNVKENDKIDTMYETDLVSNEPKVIRNFIRCPEFEEKIKNKSNLVFDSWTNKNENQSEMDYSENEQNDYEFLADEYYCGNDYDYESIDGEEISGDNLDKDEEGNLNTSMKIQNINFKAIIQKIQHNIQEAFSSVHGFCEKCYSTLSSDGSNFEKNDIQNLAERTYSYLNDLCDALTSVLTRETSNSVYKMQELLKVEEFKDIIVEDGDLEGYRNFITQCLEQGSILKESVKLIVEATRE; translated from the exons GTTAAATTCAG ataatcAATGTCGTTTGATGGTTCCTCAAATTGTTATGGAGAAAATACAAATGGCAACAAATTCCCGTTTTCGGACTAATGCACACAGAGCTGCTTATTTTATTTCCCAACAAATCGATGCCAATATTGCAGAAATTG atgaaccaaatttacaatataatgatGATAGAGATGCTATAATAAACTGTTGTACAAAATTAGTGGATCAAGACTACGAAGTG gtccTTATAACTGATAACGTAGAATTGcataatttagaaaatacacGTTTTCTAGTATTTACTGttagagaaattaaaaaaatattgattaaaaccgAAGCACATGGATCAGTCAGTAATAATTCAAAGGAAGTAACTTTAAAccgaaaaagaaatataaaaattacgatttcaaatgatttaaataaaataagttttgacCCTATTCAACAAAACAGGCACGAAATTGGTCCAGTATCGGTCTCTGAAGCAAGTACTGATAAAAACAGTTTACCTGAAGATGATGCATCTATACAATTACCAGTTGAAGATTTTGCCCagtcaaataatattcaaaagaaaaCTGATAATGTAGCTGTTCAGGCAAAATCTTCTGAATTGGAtgcaatacataaaaataatgaccAAAGAGCAGATAGTTTTCCTTCTAGCAATACGGATTTGAAAGCtaaaagaatacatttaaaGCGTAGTTTGTCACATGAATTCAACTCATCTAataaaaccggaacaaaaacatttaaatggaaTAAGCGTAGATCAAAAACTAGTCTCTCAAACAATTTGTATCATTCTAAAGTAAGCAAAAGTGACCAAATAGATATTGGTACAATGACTAAAGAAAGTTTTCAGCCTAACTGTCAAAAGTCATGTGGTGATTTATCTCTGGAATCAATCGAATCTTTTCGACGTTATAGTTACGAAGAAAGTAGTGAATCCAGTAGTGTCGTCGTACGAAAAAATTGCAGGGAAGgtaatattattgatgaaaCATCTGCATCGGAAACATCACATATACGTCATATTGTTGATATGGAAAACGAAAACGATGAAAGTTTATCAGAGAGACCAAGCAAAGTCGTTCAAGAACCATGTGTCTCTAAAAGTTGTgacaataaaaacgaaaatgtaATGTTTGAAGTAACCAGTAGGGCTAtggaagatattttaaaaataaaatgtgatgaGTGGATTTCGCGTTTCGTTCAAATAATAGAAGAGGCTAGTACGCAAGTCCTACAACAAGATCCACCATTTATTCTAGACACTATGCTCCCCCCATGGACAATATACGAAGCAACAGaatgtattaaacgtaaattttCTAACGATAATGATACCGTTGATGCGGCAAACAAACTATTAAATGTCTTGTTTGAGATTGGTGGTTTGAGAG gtaaaattaaagtagatattaATCCTAATAAATACATGGAAATGTACAGCTACGGGGTGTACCTTATAGATGCTTTACAG GGCCTACTAAATAATAGTGAAGATCTTCAGATTGCTGCCGAATCCCTATCAAAGCTATTGATTGACATTCAAGACTCACACTTAAATCCAGGTAATCAAGATTTCTTAACTGATgaacatattaataatcaagataaggcaatcaaaattattttacctgAACATAGAGTTAAAGAAACTAAAGAACAAATGTGtaata ATACTGAAATTGCGAGTAATGAGAATTCTGACAAAGTTGATTCTGTGAAATATAATGGAggtgaaaatattcaaatagttaGTAATTCAAGTTCTGCCAAATCAAATACTCTTTTTAGCTCACCCGGGAAATATCATTTAAGATCGCATAGAAAGAAGTTGTTACAG AAAAACGACTTTGTTGAAAACGTATCCTTCATTCGAAACATAGATTTAGAATCGTCATTTTTTACgagtttacatttaaaaaaggctAACAAAGATATTAGACCTAAAGTAAATGACGTGGCTAATGAAGACATGAAGGATCAAGTCGATGGTGAAATCGCAaattctgaaaataatttagtaaatgttAAAGAAAATGACAAAATAGATACAATGTATGAAACAGATCTTGTTAGTAACGAACCAAAAGTTATTCGAAATTTTATTAGGTGCCCTGAATttgaagagaaaataaaaaacaaatctaatTTAGTCTTTGATAGTTggacaaataaaaatgaaaaccaaAGTGAAATGGACTACTCAGAAAATGAACAAAATGATTACGAGTTCCTGGCAGACGAATATTATTGTGgtaatgattatgattatgaatcAATTGATGGAGAAGAAATATCCGGAGATAATCTTGATAAAGATGAAGAAGGAAATTTAAACACTTCCATGAAAATTCAGAATATAAATTTCAAggctattatacaaaaaatacaacataatatcCAAGAAGCGTTTTCATCAGTTCATGGattttg tgAAAAATGTTACTCTACTTTGAGTTCAGATGGAAGTAATTTTGAAAAGAATGACATTCAAAATTTAGCAGAAAGgacatattcatatttaaatgactTATGCGATGCACTAACTAG CGTATTGACCAGAGAAACCAGCAATTCCGTTTACAAAATGCAGGAATTATTAAAGGTTGAagaatttaaagatattatagtCGAAGATGGAGATTTAGAAGGTTATAG gaatttcatCACCCAATGCTTAGAACAAGGCAGCATTTTAAAGGAATCTGTCAAACTAATAGTAGAAGCTACcagagaataa